A genomic segment from Mucilaginibacter terrenus encodes:
- a CDS encoding anhydro-N-acetylmuramic acid kinase: MNKNLQKLFKIAQKPERLAIGLMSGTSLDGLDIALCSFSGNGMKTAFKLLNFVTMPYEESFKDEVKEVFAKKDSVSLEKVCLLNAFIGSFHAELILEALKNWGVTPSDVDLIASHGQTIYHAPQHQHKKSAYGNATLQIGDGDHIAIKTGIITISDFRQKHIAAGGEGAPLALYGDVVLGSKAGENRILLNIGGIANLTYLPRDGDLTKVMCTDIGPGNTLIDAACREYFNKPFDEDATIAYSGEVNEVLLEALLHHPFFNETLPKTTGPELFNLAYVADAQQATRTLNIQKADLVATLSAFTGRSIAGFIRQHFDNNQLHIYASGGGARSPFIINYLKKALPGTFISNSDVLGINADAKEAILFALLGNEAVCGEPLHIGNNPAVLMGKFSFPN, from the coding sequence ATGAATAAAAACCTGCAAAAACTGTTCAAAATAGCGCAAAAACCGGAACGGTTGGCGATAGGCCTTATGTCGGGAACTTCGCTTGACGGGCTGGACATTGCCCTTTGCAGTTTCAGCGGGAATGGCATGAAAACGGCTTTTAAACTGCTCAATTTTGTCACTATGCCTTACGAAGAAAGCTTTAAGGACGAGGTTAAAGAAGTGTTTGCTAAAAAGGATTCGGTAAGCCTCGAAAAGGTTTGCCTGCTGAACGCTTTCATCGGCAGCTTCCATGCAGAATTGATCTTAGAAGCACTTAAAAACTGGGGTGTCACCCCATCAGATGTTGACCTGATCGCCAGCCACGGGCAAACAATTTATCACGCCCCGCAGCATCAACATAAAAAATCCGCCTATGGCAATGCCACACTGCAAATAGGCGACGGCGACCATATAGCCATAAAAACAGGTATTATTACTATAAGCGATTTCCGCCAGAAACACATTGCAGCCGGGGGAGAAGGCGCACCATTAGCCTTATACGGCGATGTAGTATTGGGCAGTAAGGCTGGGGAGAACAGGATACTACTGAATATCGGCGGAATAGCAAATCTCACTTACCTTCCACGAGACGGCGACCTGACTAAAGTTATGTGCACAGACATTGGCCCGGGTAATACGCTTATCGACGCAGCATGCAGGGAATACTTTAACAAACCATTTGACGAGGATGCAACCATCGCCTACTCAGGAGAAGTAAACGAAGTGTTACTCGAAGCTCTTTTGCATCACCCGTTCTTTAACGAAACACTTCCAAAAACCACCGGGCCTGAGCTTTTCAACCTTGCTTACGTAGCCGATGCGCAGCAGGCCACGCGTACCTTAAATATTCAAAAAGCCGACCTGGTTGCTACCCTAAGCGCCTTTACCGGCCGTTCAATTGCCGGCTTTATCCGGCAACATTTCGATAACAACCAGTTACATATTTATGCAAGCGGCGGCGGTGCCCGGAGTCCTTTTATCATCAACTACCTTAAAAAAGCATTACCTGGAACCTTTATAAGCAATAGTGATGTGTTGGGTATAAACGCCGACGCAAAGGAGGCTATCCTTTTTGCTTTGCTTGGTAATGAGGCTGTTTGCGGTGAGCCGCTCCACATAGGCAACAATCCCGCGGTACTTATGGGTAAATTCAGCTTTCCTAATTGA
- a CDS encoding MmcQ/YjbR family DNA-binding protein gives MNIEELRDYCLSKPAVAEEFPFGNDTLVFKVGGKIFLLAGLDDGQHFNAKCEPELAQDFRERYSEVQPGYHMNKKHWNTVFMGGALSRKQLCEMVDHSYELVVKSLPKKLQSEIATEG, from the coding sequence GTGAATATTGAAGAATTAAGAGATTACTGCCTTAGCAAACCTGCGGTTGCAGAAGAATTTCCTTTTGGAAATGACACCCTTGTTTTTAAAGTTGGTGGTAAAATATTCCTGTTGGCCGGCCTTGATGATGGCCAGCACTTTAATGCCAAATGCGAGCCGGAACTGGCGCAGGACTTTCGCGAACGTTATAGTGAAGTACAGCCGGGCTATCACATGAACAAAAAACACTGGAACACGGTGTTTATGGGTGGTGCGTTAAGCCGTAAACAACTCTGCGAAATGGTAGACCACTCGTACGAACTAGTTGTAAAAAGCCTGCCTAAAAAGTTACAGAGCGAAATTGCAACCGAAGGCTAA
- a CDS encoding anthranilate synthase component I family protein — protein MTTYKINTTHKKLLADTTTPVSIYLRLRDVFPNSLLLESSDYHSRENSMSYICCMPVAGLVLDNDELKKKFPDGTEEVSTKGTFDLPDEISGFLGRFDTDALTSKIISNGLFGYFTHEAVEYFETIKLKEATDTARKIPVMQYHIYSYIIAIDHFKNELYIFHNQVEGQPETNGLEKLEYLIKNKNFPEYSFQTDGNEQSNLTNEEFIAIVEKMKQHIYRGDVFQIVPSRAFSRKFLGDEFNVYRALRSINPSPYLFYFDFGDFRIFGSSPEAQITIKNNVASIFPIAGTFKRSGDDVKDAEIARQLENDPKESAEHVMLVDLARNDLSRHCEQVSVKAFKQVQYYSHLIHLVSHVSGKLKPDTSSFKIVADTFPAGTLSGAPKYRAMEIIDENEKTKRSFYSGAIGYLGFNGDFNHAIMIRSFLSKNNTLHYQAGAGIVAGSVAESELKEVDNKIAALRKAVELAEEL, from the coding sequence ATGACGACATATAAAATAAACACAACGCACAAAAAGCTGCTTGCAGATACCACAACGCCAGTAAGCATTTACCTGCGCCTGCGTGATGTTTTCCCAAACTCGCTGCTGCTGGAAAGCTCCGATTACCATAGCCGCGAAAACAGCATGAGCTACATCTGCTGCATGCCGGTTGCCGGGCTGGTGCTTGATAACGATGAGTTAAAAAAGAAGTTTCCCGACGGAACAGAAGAAGTAAGTACTAAAGGAACCTTCGATTTACCGGATGAGATAAGTGGCTTTTTAGGTCGCTTTGATACGGATGCGTTAACGTCTAAGATCATCTCTAATGGTTTGTTCGGCTACTTTACGCATGAGGCAGTTGAATACTTTGAGACCATTAAGCTAAAAGAAGCTACAGATACCGCGCGCAAAATACCGGTAATGCAGTACCACATTTATAGCTATATTATTGCTATAGACCATTTTAAAAATGAACTCTACATATTTCATAACCAGGTTGAAGGCCAGCCGGAAACCAATGGGCTGGAAAAACTGGAATATCTAATCAAAAACAAAAACTTCCCTGAATACAGCTTTCAAACTGATGGCAACGAGCAGTCTAACCTCACCAATGAGGAGTTCATCGCTATTGTAGAAAAAATGAAACAGCACATCTACCGGGGCGATGTATTCCAAATAGTCCCTTCACGGGCATTTTCCCGTAAGTTCCTGGGCGATGAATTTAACGTTTATCGCGCCCTGCGTTCTATCAACCCGTCGCCTTATTTGTTCTATTTCGACTTTGGCGATTTCAGAATCTTCGGTTCCTCACCAGAGGCGCAGATTACTATAAAAAACAACGTAGCAAGCATTTTCCCAATCGCCGGCACGTTTAAACGCAGCGGCGATGATGTAAAAGACGCAGAGATAGCACGCCAATTGGAGAATGACCCCAAAGAGTCTGCAGAGCACGTAATGCTGGTAGACCTTGCACGAAACGACCTTAGCCGCCATTGTGAGCAGGTAAGCGTGAAAGCGTTTAAACAGGTGCAGTATTACTCGCACTTGATCCACCTGGTTTCGCATGTAAGTGGCAAATTAAAGCCGGATACGTCATCTTTTAAAATAGTTGCTGATACTTTTCCTGCCGGTACATTAAGTGGCGCGCCAAAATACCGGGCAATGGAAATTATCGACGAGAACGAGAAAACCAAACGCAGTTTTTATAGCGGAGCAATAGGCTATTTAGGATTTAACGGCGATTTTAACCACGCCATTATGATCCGTTCTTTCCTGAGTAAAAACAACACCTTGCACTACCAGGCAGGTGCCGGCATTGTAGCGGGAAGTGTGGCCGAAAGCGAGCTTAAAGAAGTGGATAACAAAATAGCGGCGCTTAGAAAAGCAGTGGAATTAGCGGAGGAGCTATAA
- a CDS encoding ATP-dependent DNA helicase: protein MPTNLNTEQKAAFKAIQKFLAHPSANVFVLQGYAGTGKTFLMQELAKWLKQEAQEFCMLASTGRAATVLKGKTGFTARTVHSEVYNFSEIGGLDEEAVRGGSAMADNQLSLQFAIRTADEDTRLYIIDEASMLSGDTQTNSNFATFGSGNVLQDLFAAAGKNKIIFVGDPCQLPPVGSSLSPALDVNWLNMQDKIALSVRLQKIERTVAGNDILKLAGSIRQMFDEGVYELYPKIPASGHSNVKLFASDEDLLKHYYTTYSNSGPAETLAIARTNWKVQEINRFMRQQIYGDAYVPLQLNEVLLVSQNNLKVPLTNGDFVRVTELLETSQREGLKFQKVKVKTFLSDTEYTLLLSLDALHSLKGELTQEQSQSLMMDFSYRMRAKNISPRSADFRNAMLADEYYNCLKATFGYAVTCHKAQGGEWKNVYLFLDNDKNGMYRMPPADLCKWWYTSVTRARETLHLVKHWWVK, encoded by the coding sequence ATGCCCACAAACCTAAACACCGAACAAAAAGCTGCATTTAAAGCCATTCAGAAGTTTCTGGCACATCCCTCGGCAAACGTATTTGTACTGCAAGGTTATGCGGGCACCGGTAAAACTTTCCTGATGCAGGAACTGGCCAAATGGCTTAAGCAGGAAGCACAGGAGTTTTGCATGCTGGCGTCTACAGGCAGGGCGGCTACTGTTCTTAAGGGCAAAACAGGTTTTACCGCCCGAACGGTACACAGCGAAGTTTACAACTTCAGCGAAATAGGAGGGCTGGACGAAGAGGCTGTTCGTGGCGGCAGCGCTATGGCAGACAACCAGCTTTCCTTACAGTTTGCCATTCGCACAGCAGACGAAGATACCCGCCTTTACATTATCGACGAGGCATCCATGCTCTCCGGCGACACGCAAACCAACTCCAACTTTGCAACGTTTGGTTCGGGTAACGTGCTCCAGGATCTGTTTGCTGCTGCCGGGAAAAACAAGATCATTTTTGTGGGTGACCCGTGCCAGTTACCGCCCGTGGGTAGCTCACTCAGCCCGGCACTGGATGTGAACTGGCTTAATATGCAGGATAAAATAGCCTTATCTGTCCGGCTGCAGAAGATTGAGCGGACTGTAGCCGGCAACGACATCTTAAAGCTTGCCGGCAGCATTCGGCAAATGTTTGACGAAGGTGTCTATGAACTTTACCCCAAGATACCGGCATCTGGCCACAGCAACGTGAAGCTGTTTGCTTCTGACGAAGACCTGCTGAAACATTATTATACAACCTACAGTAATAGCGGCCCTGCTGAAACATTGGCAATTGCCCGTACCAACTGGAAAGTGCAGGAAATAAACCGCTTTATGCGCCAGCAGATCTATGGCGATGCATACGTCCCTTTGCAATTGAACGAAGTACTGCTCGTTAGCCAGAATAACCTTAAAGTTCCATTAACCAACGGCGACTTTGTACGCGTAACGGAGTTGTTAGAGACCTCTCAAAGGGAAGGGCTTAAGTTTCAAAAAGTAAAAGTGAAAACTTTCTTGTCGGATACAGAATATACCCTGCTGCTATCCCTGGATGCCCTGCACAGTTTAAAAGGAGAGCTGACCCAGGAGCAAAGCCAAAGCCTTATGATGGATTTTAGTTACCGTATGCGGGCTAAAAATATTTCTCCAAGGTCCGCCGATTTCCGTAATGCTATGCTGGCCGATGAATACTATAACTGCCTTAAGGCTACCTTTGGTTATGCAGTAACCTGTCACAAAGCACAAGGCGGCGAGTGGAAGAATGTTTATCTCTTTTTAGATAATGACAAAAATGGCATGTACCGCATGCCTCCGGCAGATCTTTGCAAATGGTGGTATACGTCAGTTACACGTGCACGGGAGACCCTGCACCTGGTGAAACATTGGTGGGTTAAATAA
- a CDS encoding cytochrome B has protein sequence MTAYKFLLQAHSGFRYIVILLLVVAIVTALAGWFGKKTYTNGNRKLNLFTMISAHIQLLLGLALYFVSPFVKFDSGTMKDDTTRYWTVEHIAMMVFAIALITIGHARSKRAQLPEGKHRVIAIAYLLATLVVVVAILQSQRGLFGMTH, from the coding sequence ATGACCGCTTATAAATTTCTCCTGCAGGCACACTCCGGTTTCAGATACATCGTAATCCTACTATTAGTAGTAGCTATAGTTACAGCACTTGCCGGCTGGTTTGGCAAAAAAACATACACCAATGGCAACCGCAAGTTAAACCTGTTCACCATGATCTCGGCGCATATACAACTGCTGCTTGGCTTGGCGCTGTATTTTGTGAGCCCTTTTGTGAAGTTTGATTCGGGAACGATGAAGGATGACACCACCCGTTACTGGACAGTTGAGCACATTGCCATGATGGTATTTGCAATCGCGCTGATCACTATTGGGCATGCACGTTCGAAAAGGGCACAGCTTCCTGAAGGGAAACACCGCGTAATAGCAATTGCTTATTTATTAGCCACTTTGGTAGTAGTGGTGGCTATTCTGCAGAGTCAGCGTGGCCTTTTTGGTATGACACACTAA
- the trpC gene encoding indole-3-glycerol phosphate synthase TrpC, giving the protein MTILDKIVAQKRREVDRDKRETTFMELEESEYFNRETFSFRKFLLAEDRTGIIAEFKRKSPSKGIINDEALVKEVTKDYAEAGASALSVLTDKQFFGGRKMDLVRARRVNAIPVLRKEFMIDEYQVVEAKALGADIILLIAAILTPAEIKNLAGLAKSLELNVLLEVHNLEELERSIDPNLDAIGVNNRNLADFTVSVENSYRLAEHIPPEFMKISESAISDPQTIKDLKKAGFNGFLIGENFMKQADPGKAMRDFVSQLS; this is encoded by the coding sequence ATGACGATACTTGATAAAATTGTAGCACAAAAAAGGCGTGAGGTTGACCGCGACAAACGCGAGACCACCTTTATGGAATTAGAAGAGTCCGAGTACTTCAACAGAGAAACCTTTTCGTTCCGCAAGTTTTTACTTGCTGAGGACCGCACCGGTATTATAGCTGAGTTTAAGCGTAAATCTCCTTCAAAGGGCATTATTAATGATGAGGCACTGGTAAAAGAGGTGACAAAAGACTACGCAGAAGCAGGTGCATCGGCATTATCGGTTTTAACGGATAAGCAATTTTTTGGTGGCCGCAAAATGGACCTTGTACGTGCCCGAAGAGTGAATGCTATACCTGTATTGCGGAAAGAGTTTATGATTGACGAGTACCAGGTAGTAGAAGCAAAAGCGTTGGGTGCCGACATCATATTGCTGATAGCCGCAATACTTACCCCGGCCGAAATAAAGAATCTCGCAGGGCTGGCCAAAAGCCTTGAACTGAACGTCCTGTTGGAAGTGCACAACCTGGAAGAATTAGAACGTAGCATTGACCCAAACCTGGATGCCATAGGCGTAAACAACCGCAACCTGGCAGATTTTACCGTGTCGGTTGAGAATTCCTACCGTTTGGCAGAACATATACCACCCGAGTTTATGAAAATATCGGAAAGTGCCATTAGCGATCCGCAGACCATTAAGGATTTGAAGAAAGCGGGTTTTAACGGCTTCCTAATTGGAGAGAACTTCATGAAGCAGGCAGACCCAGGTAAAGCTATGCGGGACTTTGTAAGCCAGTTAAGCTAA
- the pepT gene encoding peptidase T — protein sequence MDFTSQLGFTATERFLRYVQIDTQSDPGSTTCPSTEKQKDLGWLLVQELLAIGIADAHLDEFGYVYATIPANTEKENVPVICFCSHMDTAPDCSGKDVKPIVHRKYNGDDIVLPDDPTQVLRMAEHPDLKNQIGNDIITASGNTLLGADNKAGVAEIMDAAYQLMNHPEIQHGVVKILFTPDEEIGRGVDKADITKIGAFACYTIDGESAGNLENETFSADGARLTINGVSTHPGFAKGKMESAIKIAAQIVAGLPYELSPEGTEDMQGFVHPVDIAGHIEQATIDFIIRDFEDDKLKAHADVIRGVADKVLKRFPNSTYTLKVREQYRNMKNVLAQHPQIVDYGMEAIRRAGVEAKLCSIRGGTDGSRLSFMGLPTPNIFAGEHAFHGKQEWVSVQDMHKAVQTILHICAIWEENA from the coding sequence ATGGATTTTACCAGTCAGCTTGGATTTACAGCAACAGAAAGATTTTTGCGATATGTGCAAATAGATACTCAGTCCGACCCTGGGTCAACAACATGCCCCTCTACAGAAAAGCAGAAAGATTTAGGCTGGCTGCTTGTGCAAGAACTGCTGGCCATAGGCATCGCTGATGCGCATCTGGACGAATTTGGCTACGTGTATGCAACCATTCCGGCAAATACCGAAAAGGAAAATGTGCCTGTTATATGTTTCTGCTCGCACATGGATACCGCGCCTGATTGCAGCGGAAAAGATGTTAAACCAATAGTGCATCGCAAATACAATGGCGACGACATAGTACTGCCTGATGATCCCACACAGGTACTTAGAATGGCGGAGCACCCCGACCTTAAGAACCAGATAGGCAATGATATTATTACCGCATCCGGCAATACACTTTTGGGTGCAGATAATAAGGCAGGAGTGGCAGAGATAATGGATGCGGCTTACCAGCTGATGAACCATCCTGAGATACAGCATGGAGTAGTTAAAATACTATTTACGCCGGACGAAGAAATTGGCCGCGGAGTAGACAAAGCAGATATAACCAAAATTGGTGCTTTTGCCTGTTATACTATTGATGGAGAAAGCGCAGGAAACCTGGAGAATGAAACCTTTTCTGCAGATGGTGCCAGGTTGACCATAAACGGCGTAAGTACACACCCGGGCTTTGCTAAAGGTAAAATGGAAAGCGCTATTAAAATTGCAGCACAGATAGTGGCTGGGTTACCATATGAGCTTTCACCAGAAGGCACGGAAGATATGCAGGGGTTTGTACACCCGGTAGATATTGCCGGACATATTGAGCAGGCTACCATAGATTTTATCATCAGGGACTTTGAAGATGATAAATTGAAGGCGCATGCAGATGTGATTCGGGGTGTAGCGGATAAGGTGTTAAAGCGGTTCCCTAATTCCACCTATACGCTAAAGGTAAGAGAGCAGTACCGGAATATGAAGAACGTATTGGCACAGCACCCGCAAATTGTTGATTACGGAATGGAGGCCATCCGCCGCGCCGGAGTGGAAGCAAAGCTTTGCAGTATACGCGGCGGAACGGATGGCTCCAGATTATCCTTTATGGGGCTACCTACTCCTAACATTTTTGCTGGCGAACACGCTTTCCATGGTAAACAGGAATGGGTATCGGTACAGGACATGCATAAGGCGGTACAAACCATATTGCACATTTGTGCAATATGGGAGGAAAATGCTTAA
- the hflX gene encoding GTPase HflX yields the protein MKQKFYNTAVKQEKVVLVGVITPNETEAQEKEYLEELEFLVATAGGLTVKSFTQKLQRPERATFVGTGKLEEIKEYVVAEEIDIVVFDDELSPSQLRNIERELNVKILDRSNLILDIFAGRAQTAQAKTQVELAQLQYLLPRLTRLWTHLERQKGGIGMRGPGESQIETDRRLILNKISLLKERLKLIDRQNETQRKNRQELIRVALVGYTNVGKSTIMNMLSKSDVFAENKLFATLDTTVRKVVIENVPFLLSDTVGFIRKLPHHLVECFKSTLDEVREADILIHVVDISHPTFEDQIRTVKETLKDLGAADKKTITIFNKIDAFNPEDHNINIEQQPLTMEDFRNSWMAKNNSPALFISATQKENIDEFRSFLYKAVKEIHTERYPYDNLLY from the coding sequence ATGAAACAAAAATTTTATAATACTGCTGTGAAGCAGGAAAAAGTTGTGCTGGTTGGTGTAATAACACCTAACGAGACCGAAGCACAGGAAAAAGAATATTTAGAAGAACTTGAGTTTTTGGTCGCTACAGCCGGCGGCCTTACCGTGAAAAGCTTTACCCAAAAACTTCAGCGCCCCGAGCGTGCCACCTTCGTAGGCACCGGTAAACTGGAAGAGATAAAAGAATATGTTGTTGCCGAAGAAATAGATATTGTTGTTTTTGACGATGAGCTATCGCCTTCACAATTGCGTAATATCGAGCGGGAACTTAACGTGAAGATCTTGGATCGCAGTAACCTTATACTGGACATATTTGCTGGTCGCGCTCAAACTGCCCAGGCAAAAACACAGGTAGAACTTGCCCAACTGCAATATCTGCTGCCCCGTCTTACCCGGCTATGGACCCACTTAGAGCGCCAAAAGGGTGGTATCGGTATGCGCGGACCTGGTGAAAGCCAGATTGAGACCGACCGACGTTTGATCCTGAACAAAATTTCTTTGCTAAAAGAACGGCTCAAACTAATAGACCGCCAGAACGAGACGCAACGCAAGAACCGGCAGGAACTTATAAGGGTGGCACTAGTGGGGTATACCAACGTTGGTAAATCTACCATCATGAATATGCTGTCCAAATCTGACGTGTTTGCCGAAAATAAACTCTTTGCAACGCTGGATACTACGGTTCGTAAGGTAGTGATTGAGAACGTGCCTTTCCTGCTTTCAGACACGGTTGGATTTATCCGTAAGCTGCCTCACCATTTGGTAGAGTGCTTTAAATCTACACTTGATGAAGTGCGGGAAGCAGATATACTGATACATGTGGTAGACATTTCTCACCCTACGTTTGAGGATCAGATACGCACAGTTAAGGAAACACTTAAAGACCTGGGAGCGGCTGATAAAAAGACCATCACCATCTTTAACAAGATAGACGCTTTTAATCCGGAAGATCACAACATTAACATTGAGCAGCAACCGCTCACCATGGAAGATTTCCGCAATAGCTGGATGGCCAAAAACAACAGCCCGGCGCTGTTTATATCGGCTACGCAGAAAGAGAACATAGATGAATTCCGCAGCTTTTTATACAAGGCCGTGAAAGAAATACATACTGAACGTTACCCGTACGATAACCTGCTGTATTAA
- a CDS encoding 6-phosphogluconolactonase, with the protein MARLNLLEETRYEKLPVTVYADQKTASLAVAGRIAALIRSRQAAGKPAVLGLATGVTPVGVYAELVRQHREEGLSFSNVITFNLDEYYPMKPDAVQSYVTFMNENLFDHVDIDRANVHIPDGTLEQDAVAAFCLNYEHQIEELGGLDLQLLGIGRTGHIGFNEPGS; encoded by the coding sequence ATGGCACGATTAAATTTACTAGAAGAGACGCGATATGAGAAGCTGCCGGTAACGGTGTATGCCGATCAGAAGACAGCCTCGCTGGCGGTAGCAGGGCGTATAGCCGCCCTGATCCGCAGCAGGCAGGCAGCAGGCAAACCAGCGGTGCTGGGCCTGGCAACCGGTGTAACGCCGGTAGGCGTATACGCCGAGCTGGTGCGCCAGCACCGGGAAGAAGGCCTGTCCTTCTCGAACGTGATCACCTTTAACCTGGACGAGTACTACCCCATGAAACCCGACGCGGTGCAAAGCTATGTTACGTTCATGAACGAGAACCTCTTCGACCATGTAGATATCGACCGTGCCAACGTGCATATACCCGATGGTACCCTGGAGCAGGACGCGGTAGCCGCCTTCTGCCTCAACTACGAGCACCAGATAGAAGAACTGGGCGGGCTGGACCTGCAGCTCCTCGGTATCGGCCGTACCGGCCACATCGGCTTCAACGAGCCGGGCTCGG
- a CDS encoding anthranilate synthase component II: MSENISLKNFIPNRPGGILIIDNYDSFTYNLVHLVNEIGLECDVWRNDQFAIDDVDKYSHIILSPGPGIPSEAGLLLEVIEKYAPTKSMFGVCLGQQAIAEVFGGKLYNLPQPMHGIATPIKVTDNEEKLFAGLPQNFKVGRYHSWVVEKEMPEVLSVTAIDETDNSVMALRHKDHDVRGVQFHPESVLTEYGKEMMQNWLNG, encoded by the coding sequence ATGAGTGAAAATATAAGCTTAAAAAACTTCATACCGAATAGACCGGGCGGCATCCTGATCATCGACAATTATGATTCATTTACTTACAACCTGGTACACCTGGTGAACGAGATCGGTTTGGAATGCGACGTATGGCGGAACGACCAGTTTGCGATTGACGACGTGGATAAGTACAGCCACATCATCCTTTCGCCAGGACCGGGCATTCCCTCAGAAGCGGGTTTATTGCTGGAGGTGATAGAAAAGTATGCACCAACCAAAAGCATGTTTGGTGTATGCCTTGGGCAGCAGGCCATTGCAGAAGTGTTTGGCGGCAAGCTGTACAATCTGCCTCAGCCAATGCACGGCATTGCTACTCCTATAAAAGTGACCGACAACGAAGAAAAGCTTTTTGCTGGATTGCCACAGAACTTTAAGGTGGGCCGTTACCACTCTTGGGTTGTAGAAAAAGAAATGCCTGAAGTGCTGTCGGTGACCGCGATAGACGAAACGGACAATTCGGTGATGGCTTTACGCCATAAGGATCATGACGTGCGCGGCGTGCAGTTTCACCCGGAATCTGTATTGACCGAATACGGCAAAGAGATGATGCAGAACTGGCTAAATGGCTAG
- a CDS encoding outer membrane beta-barrel protein yields the protein MRKYILLAVVVCFAFAARAQGGFNYNQFGFGVSASAIRPFADLKKNYTDYSIAANLTYYYNPYVPIVLEFQTGKLRGGGDAVTDDKDTRKFNNNFKAVVLYINYGLGDAIDYDRSAFLNFVKNFYGGIGGGFILNNVKVNRYSLLQPDYKFPGKDKSVNFTVPLRIGYEIKIYDDLRYPKFGIDFGYQHNITFGEGLDGYADPTSKFKNNSPDQYRQFTVGLKYNFGSESSYYK from the coding sequence TTGAGAAAGTACATTTTATTGGCCGTTGTAGTTTGTTTTGCATTTGCTGCCCGGGCACAGGGTGGGTTTAATTACAACCAGTTTGGCTTTGGTGTTAGCGCAAGCGCCATAAGGCCCTTTGCCGATCTTAAAAAAAACTATACCGACTACAGCATTGCTGCAAACCTTACCTACTATTACAATCCCTACGTTCCAATTGTTCTTGAGTTTCAAACCGGAAAGCTGCGGGGCGGCGGCGACGCTGTAACTGATGATAAGGACACCCGTAAGTTCAACAATAACTTTAAGGCTGTTGTATTGTACATTAACTATGGCCTTGGCGATGCTATTGATTACGACCGCAGCGCTTTCCTTAATTTTGTAAAGAACTTTTATGGTGGTATTGGCGGGGGCTTTATATTGAATAACGTTAAAGTTAACCGTTACAGTTTGCTTCAGCCGGATTATAAATTTCCTGGTAAGGATAAGAGCGTGAACTTTACAGTGCCGCTAAGGATAGGGTACGAGATCAAGATTTATGATGATCTGCGTTACCCAAAGTTCGGGATTGACTTCGGCTATCAGCACAACATTACCTTTGGAGAAGGCTTGGATGGATATGCAGACCCGACATCTAAATTTAAAAACAACTCACCTGATCAGTATCGCCAATTTACGGTTGGATTGAAATACAATTTTGGAAGCGAATCCAGCTATTATAAATAA